A single window of Candidatus Zymogenus saltonus DNA harbors:
- a CDS encoding CoA-binding protein, with protein sequence MSKKNGINLDPLFYPESIAVIGASPNVIRDRAGFFYSLKECYKGKLYAVNPKYNDIDGVPCFPNIKDVPENLDYAIIMLPREKVRDVLKDCVSAGVKFVLVFTSGFSEMGEYRLEEELLEIIRGRKTRIVGPNCIGPHCPERGLAYYAQLHRDVVGEVGFFSQSGGHALNFTIRGLSLGLNFNKVISLGNQADLKIEDFLEYFGQDDRVKFICGYVEDVKDGERFKKIVRNIVLERGKPLVLWKGGRSADGARATSSHTGAVAVPTKVWDSVMDQLGVINVESQNELADVMVALKLGFKPRGKNVVVAVAGGGSSVELTDGVSLNGLFVPSLAEGIQKKIGADISSVNTSTNNPIDLGMFGFAPNIFANSMALAAEDPNIDIVMGCQYPEMVKAMAPEAWDASVNILVEGIAKVGKPTAMILPRIYENSPEAECARAEFIEKLREVNIPAFPSAARMASTAVKIQKYLDFMEKHGAEVSF encoded by the coding sequence ATGAGCAAAAAAAATGGTATCAATTTAGACCCCCTCTTTTACCCGGAATCTATCGCCGTGATAGGCGCGTCGCCCAATGTCATCAGGGACAGGGCCGGTTTCTTTTACAGCCTGAAGGAGTGTTACAAGGGGAAGCTTTACGCCGTAAATCCAAAATATAATGACATCGATGGAGTCCCCTGCTTCCCCAACATAAAGGACGTCCCTGAAAATTTGGACTACGCCATCATCATGCTCCCGCGGGAGAAGGTGAGAGATGTGCTTAAGGACTGCGTCTCCGCCGGGGTGAAGTTCGTCCTCGTCTTCACGTCCGGCTTTTCCGAGATGGGGGAATACAGGCTCGAAGAGGAGCTCCTTGAGATCATCAGGGGGAGGAAGACCCGCATAGTCGGGCCCAACTGCATCGGTCCACACTGCCCGGAGCGCGGGCTTGCCTACTACGCCCAACTTCACAGGGACGTCGTGGGAGAAGTCGGATTTTTCTCCCAGTCGGGCGGTCACGCCCTCAACTTCACAATCAGGGGTCTCTCCCTCGGCCTTAATTTCAACAAGGTGATCAGCCTTGGAAATCAGGCCGATCTGAAGATCGAGGACTTCCTCGAGTACTTCGGCCAGGACGACAGGGTAAAGTTCATCTGCGGCTACGTGGAGGACGTTAAGGACGGGGAGCGGTTTAAAAAGATCGTGAGGAATATCGTCCTCGAAAGGGGAAAGCCGCTGGTTTTATGGAAGGGGGGAAGGTCTGCGGACGGGGCGAGGGCGACCTCCAGCCACACCGGCGCCGTCGCGGTGCCCACCAAGGTCTGGGACTCGGTGATGGATCAGCTCGGCGTCATCAACGTGGAGAGTCAGAATGAGCTGGCGGATGTCATGGTTGCGTTGAAGCTCGGATTCAAGCCTCGAGGGAAAAACGTTGTGGTCGCCGTTGCTGGGGGCGGAAGCTCCGTCGAGCTTACCGACGGCGTGTCCTTAAACGGGCTTTTCGTTCCGTCCTTGGCGGAGGGTATCCAGAAGAAGATCGGGGCGGACATATCCTCGGTGAACACATCGACCAATAATCCAATCGACCTGGGGATGTTCGGATTTGCGCCTAATATCTTCGCCAACTCGATGGCGCTCGCCGCCGAGGACCCGAATATCGACATAGTCATGGGGTGCCAGTACCCGGAGATGGTAAAGGCAATGGCCCCGGAGGCCTGGGACGCCAGCGTGAACATCCTGGTCGAGGGGATCGCCAAGGTCGGAAAACCGACGGCGATGATACTCCCGAGGATATATGAGAACAGCCCCGAGGCGGAGTGCGCCAGGGCGGAGTTTATAGAAAAGCTGAGGGAAGTGAACATACCGGCCTTTCCCTCTGCGGCGAGGATGGCCAGTACCGCGGTCAAGATACAGAAATACCTCGATTTTATGGAGAAGCACGGGGCTGAGGTCTCTTTTTAG
- a CDS encoding energy transducer TonB: MMKDRGENPRIGGDGLRYHLKGEGKGGIKSHIPYLSISMLFHLFLIFLLFPVLMTISHGPEAGTITAMEIEITGDGRPELDSARVTPERKKRRVNTAAEEAGPAAAEEWEVKGESGDEAELAETTPGGTDADGAGAEILSVYILKIRDRIERKKRYPKAARLNNEEGTATVSFLLDASGGVANVRVVLSSGHDRLDTAALKTILEAAPYPPIPEKLRRRSLNLKVPIKYELK; this comes from the coding sequence ATGATGAAAGATAGAGGGGAAAATCCAAGAATCGGGGGAGACGGTCTCCGCTATCATTTGAAAGGGGAAGGGAAGGGGGGTATAAAAAGCCACATTCCGTACCTCTCCATCTCCATGCTGTTTCACCTCTTTTTGATCTTTCTCCTCTTTCCTGTATTGATGACGATCTCCCACGGGCCGGAGGCGGGGACTATAACGGCGATGGAGATCGAGATTACAGGGGACGGCCGCCCCGAGCTGGATAGCGCGAGGGTGACTCCCGAAAGAAAGAAAAGGAGGGTCAACACCGCAGCGGAGGAGGCCGGCCCCGCCGCGGCCGAGGAATGGGAAGTCAAGGGGGAAAGCGGAGACGAGGCCGAGCTCGCTGAAACGACTCCGGGAGGCACGGACGCCGACGGGGCCGGGGCGGAGATATTGAGCGTATATATCCTGAAGATTCGAGACAGGATTGAGAGGAAGAAGCGCTACCCGAAGGCGGCCAGGCTCAACAACGAGGAGGGGACGGCCACGGTTTCCTTCCTCCTCGATGCTTCGGGGGGAGTGGCAAACGTTAGAGTGGTTTTGAGCTCGGGGCATGACAGACTCGACACGGCCGCCCTGAAAACGATCCTCGAGGCCGCCCCATATCCGCCGATACCGGAGAAATTGAGGAGGAGGAGCCTCAACCTCAAGGTTCCCATCAAGTACGAGCTGAAGTGA
- a CDS encoding MFS transporter produces MKIVTTNSYISLMTYGISLTVIGPALKEVQGEIVLTGSELGLFTTFLSVGLIISVLAGGFFVDRYRVKSVGLLGQLLLTLGLFTFSVFGSFPVGLFAFFMVGFGGGLIEIVVNTIISGIYAERRTAALNLLHGFFGVGALVGPILMGYLVESGFGWRFGYQVIALVSVIVLILQLLTKYPEKVSSDKIDFSYFFKIMRNPYTLILGAMILLYVGSEMGINYWSVLYMETNLDIPKITASSFLTYFWLAMTFGRFITFMVAQKIGGKRLLLCLTLFSVLAFSVFIFSRSGAAAGGALLALGLAFSGIFPTVVALGTDRFPETLGTITGFLMMFMGGGTLLFPWLIGAISDVSSLRTGMLSILFFIGLLTILTGTLGFKRIGRA; encoded by the coding sequence ATGAAAATAGTAACCACAAACTCTTACATTTCGCTGATGACCTATGGCATATCTCTCACGGTCATAGGGCCGGCCCTGAAGGAGGTTCAGGGCGAGATAGTGCTGACCGGGTCGGAGCTGGGGCTCTTTACCACGTTTCTCTCCGTGGGGCTGATCATCTCCGTGCTCGCCGGCGGATTTTTCGTGGACAGATACCGCGTAAAGAGCGTGGGGCTTTTGGGCCAGCTCCTGTTGACCCTGGGCCTGTTTACCTTCTCGGTTTTTGGAAGCTTCCCTGTGGGGCTTTTTGCGTTCTTCATGGTGGGATTCGGCGGGGGTCTGATCGAGATCGTCGTAAACACGATCATCTCCGGTATCTACGCCGAGAGGAGGACCGCCGCCTTAAACCTCCTCCATGGATTTTTCGGCGTGGGCGCCCTCGTCGGGCCGATCCTGATGGGATACCTGGTCGAGAGCGGTTTCGGCTGGCGGTTCGGCTATCAGGTAATAGCCCTCGTTTCGGTTATTGTCCTGATCCTCCAGCTCTTGACAAAATACCCGGAAAAGGTCAGCTCCGATAAGATCGACTTTTCCTACTTCTTCAAGATCATGAGGAATCCGTATACCCTTATCCTGGGGGCGATGATTCTCCTCTACGTCGGCTCGGAGATGGGTATCAATTACTGGTCGGTCCTCTACATGGAGACAAATCTTGACATCCCCAAGATCACCGCGAGCTCGTTTCTCACCTACTTCTGGCTGGCGATGACCTTCGGCAGGTTCATAACGTTTATGGTAGCGCAGAAGATCGGGGGGAAGCGGCTCCTCCTCTGCCTTACCCTGTTCTCGGTCTTGGCCTTTAGCGTGTTCATCTTCTCCAGGTCGGGTGCCGCGGCCGGGGGGGCGCTCCTTGCGTTGGGGCTCGCCTTTTCGGGGATTTTCCCGACGGTCGTCGCCCTGGGGACGGACAGGTTCCCGGAGACGCTGGGCACCATCACCGGCTTTCTGATGATGTTCATGGGAGGAGGGACTCTCCTCTTCCCGTGGCTTATCGGCGCCATCTCCGACGTTTCTTCCCTGAGGACTGGGATGCTATCGATACTCTTCTTTATCGGCCTGCTGACGATTCTAACGGGGACGTTGGGGTTCAAGCGGATTGGGAGGGCGTGA
- a CDS encoding DUF362 domain-containing protein: MAKEMEKRKVAIVKYENPTVSLRKAIELSDGFSGLKTTDSVIIKPNALTWDNDHYLPPFGFFTTTRMVEDMVILLKDFGIGDITIAEGAVKIYEDTPDSDFVMEKLGYEKMVKRYGVKLVDLNKSDSQKIELTEGLTVSIAEDVLNVDFLIDLPVMKTHAQTKVSLGFKNLKGCLKTASKRLCHHPDIDLNMAISLIAEKIDPDLTVLDGIYVLEKGPMVTGNAYRANLIVASKDILAADVTGTTLMGIDPKEIDHLRYYSERLEESLDIADYDVVGEEIEAVKKPVKWDWSWNEGNTGPTVFDRMGIKGVAVPKYDTTLCTGCSPVVNIANIFILSAKMQGGQGGEDNPFSNFEILSGKKMLGRFGYDRTILLGNCIIKANKDNPNIKEALEVKGCPPTVEDLKGALTKCGVKFVDGAYDFYMDQIAKKYEGKEEFDESHFRCA, from the coding sequence ATGGCAAAGGAGATGGAAAAGAGGAAGGTCGCGATCGTTAAATACGAAAACCCGACGGTATCACTGAGGAAGGCGATCGAGCTGTCCGACGGATTCTCGGGATTGAAGACCACCGACTCCGTCATAATAAAGCCGAACGCCCTGACCTGGGATAACGATCACTACCTTCCCCCCTTCGGCTTCTTTACTACAACGAGGATGGTGGAAGACATGGTGATACTCCTGAAGGACTTCGGAATAGGGGATATCACGATAGCCGAGGGCGCCGTAAAGATATACGAAGACACGCCGGACAGCGATTTCGTCATGGAAAAGCTCGGCTACGAGAAGATGGTGAAGCGCTACGGCGTGAAGCTGGTCGACCTAAACAAGTCGGATTCTCAGAAGATCGAGCTGACGGAGGGTCTTACCGTCTCGATCGCCGAGGACGTGCTGAACGTGGACTTCCTGATCGACCTGCCGGTCATGAAGACCCACGCCCAGACTAAGGTGTCTCTCGGCTTCAAGAACCTGAAGGGGTGTCTCAAGACCGCCTCCAAGAGGCTCTGTCATCACCCGGATATAGACCTCAACATGGCGATATCCCTTATCGCCGAGAAGATCGACCCTGACCTCACCGTCCTTGACGGCATCTACGTTCTGGAGAAGGGGCCGATGGTGACCGGAAACGCCTATCGGGCGAACCTGATCGTCGCGTCCAAAGACATCCTCGCGGCGGACGTAACCGGCACAACGCTCATGGGAATCGATCCAAAAGAGATAGACCATTTGAGGTACTATTCCGAGAGACTCGAGGAATCCCTTGACATCGCCGATTACGATGTCGTTGGGGAGGAGATAGAGGCGGTCAAGAAACCGGTCAAGTGGGACTGGAGCTGGAACGAGGGAAACACCGGCCCAACGGTCTTCGACAGGATGGGGATCAAGGGGGTCGCCGTGCCGAAATACGACACCACCCTCTGCACAGGGTGCTCTCCCGTGGTCAATATCGCAAATATCTTTATTCTCTCGGCAAAGATGCAGGGGGGGCAGGGGGGCGAGGACAATCCCTTCTCGAACTTCGAGATATTGAGCGGAAAGAAGATGCTGGGGAGGTTCGGGTACGACAGGACGATCCTTCTGGGGAATTGCATCATAAAGGCCAACAAGGACAACCCGAACATCAAGGAGGCTTTGGAGGTGAAGGGCTGCCCTCCAACCGTGGAAGACCTTAAGGGCGCCCTTACAAAATGCGGGGTGAAATTCGTCGACGGGGCCTACGATTTCTACATGGATCAGATCGCCAAGAAGTACGAGGGAAAGGAGGAGTTTGACGAGTCTCACTTCAGGTGCGCGTAA
- a CDS encoding metal-dependent transcriptional regulator codes for MSEDHSEDHNLSSNMEDYLEVIHHLILDSRVARVRDIANALDVKMPSVTGALKKLAEKGLVNYDPHQVITLTPEGERVAERLVNNHEIISRFLNKVLCIEKETAERNACRIEHIIDDVVLDRLVKYIEYVEGCPMAGVEFIEKFGYFCEHGLNKDECRKCLESGRKKADGK; via the coding sequence ATGTCCGAAGATCACTCCGAAGATCACAATCTGAGCTCCAACATGGAGGACTACCTCGAGGTGATTCACCACCTTATACTGGATAGCCGCGTGGCGAGGGTGAGGGACATCGCAAACGCTCTCGATGTGAAGATGCCCTCGGTTACGGGCGCCCTGAAGAAGCTTGCCGAGAAGGGGCTTGTGAACTACGATCCCCATCAGGTCATAACCCTTACCCCGGAGGGGGAGAGGGTGGCGGAGAGGCTCGTAAACAACCACGAGATCATCTCCCGTTTTCTGAACAAGGTGCTCTGCATCGAGAAGGAGACCGCAGAAAGAAACGCATGTCGCATAGAGCATATCATTGACGATGTGGTCCTAGATAGGTTGGTAAAGTATATCGAGTACGTCGAGGGCTGCCCGATGGCGGGGGTGGAGTTCATAGAGAAATTCGGCTATTTCTGCGAGCACGGCCTGAACAAGGACGAGTGCAGGAAATGCCTGGAGTCGGGGCGGAAAAAGGCGGATGGAAAATGA
- a CDS encoding response regulator, with protein MTYWEIYKIGGKGKINILMIEDDTGYARLVKEMLDKIEESPFDFKRVENLEKGLKIISKEEIDVILLDLLLPDSEGLFTFLKTYSAAPDIPIVVLSSLEDDETALLAIREGAQDFLYKGIVNTNVLVRSIRHSVERKRSGKLLTAARDILDSLLEKKTTEIEDLKKKIEDSEKKRKNLEKKLKEAKSEIKALKG; from the coding sequence ATGACATACTGGGAAATTTATAAAATCGGGGGAAAGGGAAAGATCAATATCCTGATGATCGAGGACGATACCGGTTACGCCAGGCTTGTTAAGGAGATGCTCGATAAAATAGAGGAAAGTCCCTTCGATTTCAAACGTGTTGAAAACCTCGAAAAGGGCCTGAAAATTATCTCAAAGGAGGAGATAGACGTAATCCTCCTTGACCTTCTGCTGCCGGACAGCGAGGGATTGTTCACCTTCCTTAAGACATACAGCGCCGCTCCCGATATTCCAATTGTAGTACTGTCCAGTCTCGAGGACGACGAGACGGCGCTCCTGGCCATCAGGGAGGGGGCGCAGGATTTCCTGTATAAAGGCATAGTCAACACAAACGTGCTCGTTCGCTCGATTCGGCATTCCGTCGAGCGCAAGAGATCGGGGAAGCTCTTGACCGCCGCCCGCGATATACTCGATTCGCTTTTAGAAAAGAAGACCACTGAAATAGAGGATCTGAAGAAAAAGATCGAAGACTCCGAGAAGAAGAGGAAAAACCTCGAAAAAAAGCTGAAGGAGGCAAAGTCGGAGATCAAGGCGCTCAAGGGGTGA
- a CDS encoding SDR family oxidoreductase — protein sequence MDRFKDKVAVVTGAASGMGRSLSVELSRRGAQVVCGDVNLEGLKDTAKAIGGEGGKLHIKRLDVTKPEEVKGLIEDTVRERGRLDYIFNNAGILIMGEARDLDLEHWLKQIDVNLMGVLYGTVFAYKQMVKQGHGHIVNTASLGGLTPVPAIIPYITTKHGVVGLSTSLRMEGKGLGVKVSVVCPGFVRTGMFEAPIINVDLKAHEKNVEDMPKHMIWDSDKAARRILKGVSKNRGIIIFPLYARLSYWLQRVNPVLLNPLNMKALRSTRDIRL from the coding sequence GTGGATAGATTCAAGGACAAGGTCGCTGTCGTAACGGGGGCCGCCTCGGGGATGGGGAGGTCGCTCTCCGTGGAACTGTCCCGGCGGGGCGCCCAGGTCGTCTGCGGGGATGTCAACCTCGAGGGTCTAAAAGATACCGCCAAGGCGATCGGGGGGGAGGGGGGAAAGCTCCATATTAAAAGGCTGGACGTGACCAAGCCTGAGGAGGTCAAGGGTCTTATCGAGGACACGGTGAGGGAGCGGGGGCGCCTCGACTATATCTTCAACAACGCGGGGATATTGATCATGGGGGAGGCCCGGGATCTCGATCTGGAGCATTGGCTGAAACAGATCGATGTGAACCTTATGGGGGTGCTCTACGGCACCGTCTTCGCCTACAAACAGATGGTAAAGCAGGGGCACGGCCATATCGTCAACACAGCATCCTTGGGGGGACTTACGCCCGTACCGGCGATCATCCCGTATATAACCACCAAACACGGGGTGGTGGGGCTTTCGACGTCGTTGAGGATGGAGGGAAAAGGGCTGGGGGTCAAGGTAAGCGTGGTCTGTCCTGGATTTGTGAGAACGGGCATGTTTGAGGCTCCCATAATAAATGTGGATCTTAAGGCCCACGAAAAAAACGTGGAGGATATGCCGAAACATATGATCTGGGATTCGGATAAAGCAGCCCGAAGGATATTAAAGGGAGTATCGAAAAACAGGGGAATCATTATCTTCCCCCTCTACGCCCGCTTGAGCTACTGGCTTCAGAGGGTCAACCCCGTCCTTTTGAATCCGCTGAACATGAAGGCGTTGAGATCAACAAGGGATATCAGGTTGTAA
- a CDS encoding 4-vinyl reductase, with product MDPKKQLPNSLMYFILTELEELLGKNGINTVLKYKGLDRLVGNYPPADYNPGEPVETFSTIFTSIIEIFGEKGFKSVIRGAGKRSFLQMMETFPGLFGIGQLDMDGLDPVDRFKLVLKTYIENVTQMFGTSTSIDIQDDKIIENMPDCPWCVGVKAEGTICIIEADFVAGMAAWSGVTGINIKETLCMARGDETCQLEITFDK from the coding sequence ATGGATCCAAAAAAACAGCTTCCAAATAGCCTGATGTACTTCATCCTGACCGAATTGGAGGAGCTATTGGGGAAAAACGGCATTAACACCGTCCTCAAATACAAGGGACTTGACAGGCTTGTCGGCAACTATCCCCCGGCTGACTACAATCCCGGAGAGCCGGTGGAGACCTTCAGCACGATATTTACTTCCATTATCGAGATTTTTGGGGAGAAGGGTTTTAAATCCGTTATTCGGGGAGCGGGGAAAAGGTCCTTTTTACAGATGATGGAGACTTTCCCCGGGCTCTTCGGAATCGGGCAGCTTGACATGGATGGGCTCGATCCCGTCGACAGGTTCAAATTGGTCTTGAAAACATATATAGAAAACGTTACTCAGATGTTCGGGACTTCCACTTCCATCGATATTCAAGACGACAAGATAATCGAGAATATGCCCGACTGCCCCTGGTGCGTCGGTGTAAAGGCCGAGGGCACGATATGCATTATCGAAGCTGATTTCGTGGCCGGCATGGCGGCCTGGTCGGGAGTGACCGGCATCAATATCAAGGAGACGCTGTGCATGGCCAGGGGCGATGAAACATGTCAGCTCGAAATCACCTTTGACAAGTAG
- the recG gene encoding ATP-dependent DNA helicase RecG, producing the protein MEKTKKDKSEHKALAVSTFAENLLKPVEFASKDDFQKIDTVKGLGKTAERIVREMGGAADFERWDGEVKMLGGLFSGYDSAPREKRRSILEEARGILLKIVSGDSEADLSGAEERLKTPVTFVKGVGPKRAKVFEKKGVSTVEDLLYYFPRYYINIRGVKKIRELKLKERAALVVEVVVAGEKFTSKRRYKRINEVIVTDGTDLMTLVWFNAPYVKGRYKVGMRLLVTGIVSEFNNRKSMAHPDVEPWEEEADQLGSDIIGRYQLPERMRLMTVVKIVAEAVDKYSDCLIDGVPEDVRVRNRLIPLKEAVRIIHNPALPPEGPKDTPDIEDGSWLPIRSVAMDELFIMELGLLLKRRKIIRSPGRSFNASGRLMEGFMENLPFSLTSAQRKALDEITEDIRSPRTTHRLLQGDVGSGKTVVALLAALNAVEEGAQAAFMAPTEILSEQHFKNLEGRLAKIGVKSALLTSSVKGAEREAVLDGIKSGELKIVFGTHALIQEGVEFSDLGFIVVDEQHRFGVMQRGALKEKGKKPEVLVMTATPIPRTLALTVYGDLDISVIDELPPGRKPVKTLLFGEDQRKSAYEVILGELKKGRQAFVVYPLVTESETLNLKNATEMAENLSSVFSDFTVRLITGRMKGGEKEEVMDRFVKGEVDILVATTVIEVGVDVPNATVMVVEHAERFGLSQLHQLRGRVGRGGDESFCILISDYRVTDDAKRRLEVMLKTTDGFIIAEEDLKIRGPGEFMGTRQSGIPAFRAADLIRDYDTLLTARAEAEALIEKDPLLSDPAHHETRRVLLSRFEGRLSLMDIG; encoded by the coding sequence ATGGAAAAAACAAAAAAGGATAAAAGTGAACACAAAGCATTAGCCGTCTCCACTTTCGCCGAGAACCTCCTCAAGCCGGTGGAGTTTGCCTCCAAGGACGACTTTCAGAAGATCGACACCGTGAAGGGCCTGGGCAAAACGGCGGAGAGGATCGTGAGGGAGATGGGGGGCGCCGCCGACTTCGAGAGGTGGGACGGCGAGGTAAAAATGCTCGGCGGGCTCTTCTCCGGCTACGATTCCGCCCCGCGGGAAAAAAGGCGCTCCATCCTTGAGGAGGCAAGGGGAATACTTTTAAAAATCGTTTCGGGGGACTCCGAGGCGGATTTGTCCGGGGCCGAGGAGAGGCTCAAGACGCCGGTAACCTTCGTCAAGGGAGTGGGGCCGAAGCGGGCGAAGGTCTTCGAGAAGAAAGGAGTCAGTACTGTCGAGGACCTCCTCTACTACTTCCCCCGCTACTACATAAACATCAGGGGTGTCAAGAAGATAAGGGAGCTCAAGCTCAAGGAGCGGGCGGCGCTGGTTGTGGAGGTCGTGGTGGCGGGGGAGAAGTTCACGTCTAAAAGGAGATACAAGAGGATAAACGAGGTGATCGTCACCGACGGCACCGACCTGATGACGCTCGTCTGGTTCAACGCCCCCTACGTCAAGGGTCGCTACAAGGTCGGGATGCGCCTTCTTGTCACCGGGATCGTGTCCGAGTTCAACAACAGGAAGAGCATGGCTCACCCGGACGTGGAGCCGTGGGAGGAGGAGGCGGATCAACTCGGCTCCGACATCATCGGGAGATACCAGCTCCCCGAGCGGATGAGGCTCATGACGGTCGTCAAGATAGTAGCGGAGGCGGTAGACAAGTACTCCGACTGTCTTATCGACGGCGTCCCGGAGGATGTGAGAGTAAGAAACAGGCTCATCCCCCTCAAGGAGGCGGTCAGGATAATCCACAACCCGGCCTTGCCGCCGGAAGGCCCAAAGGACACTCCTGACATCGAGGACGGCTCGTGGCTCCCTATAAGGTCGGTCGCCATGGACGAGCTTTTCATTATGGAGCTGGGACTCCTCCTCAAGAGGAGAAAGATCATCAGGTCGCCCGGGAGGAGCTTCAACGCATCGGGAAGGCTGATGGAGGGCTTCATGGAAAACCTCCCCTTCTCCCTGACGTCGGCCCAGAGGAAGGCGCTTGACGAGATCACGGAGGACATCCGCTCCCCCCGAACGACCCACCGACTCCTCCAGGGGGACGTGGGGTCCGGAAAGACCGTCGTTGCACTATTAGCGGCCCTCAACGCCGTGGAGGAGGGCGCCCAGGCGGCGTTCATGGCCCCTACCGAGATCCTCTCCGAGCAGCACTTCAAAAACCTCGAGGGGAGGCTTGCTAAGATCGGGGTCAAGTCGGCCCTCCTGACCTCGTCTGTGAAGGGGGCCGAGAGGGAGGCCGTCCTCGATGGGATAAAGAGCGGGGAGTTAAAGATCGTCTTCGGAACCCACGCCCTCATCCAGGAGGGGGTGGAGTTTTCCGACCTCGGGTTTATCGTGGTGGACGAGCAGCACCGCTTCGGCGTCATGCAGCGGGGCGCCCTTAAAGAAAAGGGGAAGAAACCGGAGGTCCTCGTGATGACCGCAACCCCGATCCCGAGGACCCTGGCCCTCACCGTCTACGGCGACCTCGACATAAGCGTGATAGACGAGCTTCCCCCAGGGAGAAAGCCGGTAAAGACGCTGCTCTTCGGCGAAGATCAAAGGAAGTCGGCCTACGAGGTAATACTGGGCGAGCTCAAAAAGGGGAGACAGGCGTTCGTCGTATATCCGCTGGTCACGGAGTCCGAGACGCTTAACCTGAAAAACGCAACGGAGATGGCCGAAAACCTGTCGAGCGTCTTCTCCGATTTCACCGTTAGGCTGATAACGGGAAGGATGAAGGGCGGCGAGAAGGAGGAGGTCATGGACCGATTCGTTAAGGGCGAGGTGGATATCCTCGTCGCGACGACCGTCATCGAGGTGGGGGTGGACGTCCCCAACGCCACGGTCATGGTGGTGGAGCACGCCGAGAGGTTCGGGCTCTCCCAGCTCCACCAGCTGAGGGGGCGCGTGGGGCGCGGCGGCGACGAGTCGTTCTGCATCCTCATCTCCGACTACCGCGTGACCGACGACGCAAAGAGGCGCCTCGAGGTGATGCTCAAAACGACCGACGGATTCATCATCGCCGAGGAAGACCTGAAGATCAGAGGGCCGGGCGAGTTCATGGGGACGAGGCAATCGGGAATTCCGGCCTTCAGGGCGGCCGATCTTATCCGCGACTACGACACCCTCCTCACAGCAAGAGCCGAGGCGGAGGCCCTGATAGAAAAGGATCCGCTGCTTTCCGACCCCGCCCACCACGAAACGAGAAGGGTGCTCCTCTCGCGCTTCGAGGGACGCCTCTCGTTGATGGACATCGGCTGA
- a CDS encoding ABC transporter ATP-binding protein, producing MSYLKLKGISKSYGTTGRGRSGGEGVTRALRSVDLEVDRHRIIVALGPSGCGKSTLLRVVAGLETPDEGRVFLNGDDITDQSPRDRNIAMVFQDYALYPHMTVERNLTFGLTTRGMGKREAVGRARETAELLGISALLRKKPGQLSGGERQRLALGRAIVKRPSLFLMDEPLSNVDALLRAKMRTEITRIIREVGGTMILVTHDQTEAMTMGELLAVMRDGAVEQVGTPREIYDKPKNVFIARFIGSPQMNLIEPGTGLHRLFSEMLAKKMKGDPSGVIFGIRPEDIYISGGKKRWGGFKGEARYIEELGHESHITATAHDAEVTIRMGADRAALIPAPGNKVALSFNDKEIHLFDKSTGERIEA from the coding sequence ATGAGTTACCTGAAACTAAAAGGAATATCCAAGAGCTACGGGACGACCGGAAGGGGGAGGTCTGGGGGCGAGGGCGTTACCCGGGCGCTGAGGTCGGTGGACCTCGAGGTCGACCGGCATCGGATCATAGTCGCGCTGGGGCCCTCCGGCTGCGGCAAGTCGACGCTCTTGAGGGTCGTGGCCGGACTTGAAACTCCCGACGAGGGGAGGGTTTTCCTCAACGGCGACGACATCACCGACCAAAGCCCGAGGGACAGAAACATCGCCATGGTCTTTCAGGACTACGCCCTCTATCCCCACATGACGGTCGAGAGAAACCTGACCTTCGGCCTGACGACAAGGGGGATGGGTAAAAGGGAGGCCGTTGGGAGGGCGAGGGAGACGGCGGAGCTTCTCGGGATCTCCGCCCTCCTCAGGAAGAAGCCTGGGCAGCTCTCCGGCGGGGAGAGGCAGAGGCTGGCGTTAGGCAGGGCGATCGTCAAGAGACCGAGCCTATTTCTGATGGACGAGCCGCTGAGCAACGTGGACGCCCTTTTGAGGGCCAAGATGCGCACCGAGATAACGAGGATCATAAGGGAGGTCGGCGGTACCATGATCCTTGTCACCCACGACCAGACCGAGGCGATGACGATGGGGGAACTCCTCGCCGTGATGAGGGACGGCGCCGTCGAGCAGGTGGGCACCCCGAGGGAGATATACGATAAGCCGAAAAACGTCTTTATCGCCCGCTTCATCGGAAGCCCCCAGATGAACCTCATCGAGCCGGGGACGGGGCTTCACAGATTATTCTCTGAGATGCTTGCGAAAAAAATGAAGGGAGATCCCTCCGGCGTAATCTTCGGGATAAGGCCGGAGGATATATATATTTCAGGGGGTAAAAAGAGGTGGGGCGGATTCAAGGGGGAGGCAAGGTACATCGAGGAGCTGGGCCACGAGAGCCACATAACGGCAACCGCCCACGACGCCGAGGTTACGATCAGGATGGGGGCCGATAGGGCCGCATTGATCCCCGCGCCCGGAAATAAAGTCGCCCTTTCGTTCAACGATAAAGAGATTCACCTCTTTGACAAGTCCACCGGGGAGAGGATCGAAGCTTGA